A part of Leifsonia xyli subsp. xyli str. CTCB07 genomic DNA contains:
- a CDS encoding ABC transporter permease: protein MGAVMALAAAAIPLYIGYRFVPAVLIAIGVGAVVGLINGTMVAFIGVQPIVATLALMVAGRGIALLIANEQLKSVVDPGVLALGRDSIAGMPYSVIIAIALAIGVAVLVSQTSFGKQLVAIGGNRRAAELAGLPVKRVLVQTYALCAGLAAVAGVIGTARLGASVPSTLGNLIELSAITAVVIGGTPLTGGQVKVLGTVAGALLLQFIAAILVKHNVPDAYSQIAQALIILLAVYVQRGRRSAR, encoded by the coding sequence GTGGGCGCGGTGATGGCGCTCGCGGCGGCGGCCATCCCCCTCTACATCGGCTACAGGTTCGTGCCAGCGGTGCTGATCGCGATCGGGGTCGGCGCGGTCGTCGGCCTGATCAACGGGACGATGGTCGCGTTCATCGGAGTGCAGCCCATCGTAGCGACACTGGCGCTGATGGTCGCGGGCCGCGGCATCGCCCTGCTCATCGCGAACGAACAGCTGAAATCGGTCGTCGATCCGGGCGTGCTCGCCCTCGGCCGCGACTCGATCGCGGGGATGCCCTACAGCGTCATCATCGCGATCGCGCTGGCCATCGGCGTCGCCGTCCTCGTCTCCCAGACGAGCTTCGGCAAGCAGTTGGTGGCGATCGGCGGCAACCGGCGGGCCGCGGAGCTGGCCGGGCTTCCAGTGAAGCGCGTGCTGGTGCAGACATATGCGCTCTGCGCGGGTCTGGCCGCGGTCGCCGGGGTGATCGGCACGGCCCGGCTCGGCGCGTCGGTCCCCTCCACCCTCGGCAACCTGATCGAGCTCTCGGCGATCACCGCGGTGGTCATCGGCGGGACCCCGCTGACCGGTGGTCAGGTCAAGGTTCTCGGAACGGTCGCGGGGGCGCTGCTGCTCCAGTTCATCGCCGCGATCCTAGTGAAGCACAACGTCCCGGACGCGTACTCCCAGATAGCGCAGGCCCTGATCATCCTGCTCGCCGTGTACGTGCAGCGCGGACGGAGGTCGGCCCGATGA
- a CDS encoding ABC transporter permease, translated as MSAAVSPELEPAAAAPLRRERVAAVLQSYGAAIVLAILLVAGAVLFPAFPTVGNLANIATQSSFLLIVATGMTFVILTGGIDLSVGSVFSLGGVLAAYGSGAGVLGALALPIAVCGTIGALQGLLVAYGKLAPFIVTLAGLLGVRGLVLALTSGGSNTPLIADAATAALGQGAVFGLRWPVLIAIVIVIAGSTALTRTRGGQSVLAVGGSENAATLMGLPVARVQFSVYVVSGPCAGLAGALTAAYSSSGVPTVGVGLELSAISAVVIGGTLLSGGRGTLVGTLAGVLLGVIQNLINQVGSLSSSVQSVVSGVFLAIVVILQTVLSRTQRL; from the coding sequence ATGAGCGCGGCGGTCTCCCCCGAGCTCGAACCCGCGGCAGCGGCCCCCCTGCGCCGCGAGCGTGTGGCCGCCGTACTGCAGAGCTACGGCGCGGCGATCGTCCTGGCGATCCTGCTGGTGGCGGGCGCGGTGCTGTTCCCCGCTTTCCCCACCGTCGGCAACCTCGCCAACATCGCCACACAGTCCTCGTTCCTGCTGATCGTGGCCACGGGAATGACATTTGTGATCCTCACCGGGGGCATCGACCTCTCAGTCGGGTCGGTGTTCTCCCTCGGAGGTGTGCTCGCGGCCTACGGCTCGGGCGCGGGCGTCCTCGGGGCGCTCGCGCTGCCGATCGCGGTCTGCGGCACGATCGGCGCCCTTCAGGGGCTCCTGGTCGCCTACGGCAAGCTGGCCCCATTCATCGTCACCCTCGCGGGCCTCCTCGGCGTGCGCGGGTTGGTGCTGGCGCTCACGTCGGGCGGCTCGAACACCCCGCTCATCGCGGACGCGGCGACCGCGGCGCTCGGCCAGGGCGCCGTGTTCGGCCTCCGCTGGCCGGTGCTGATCGCCATCGTCATCGTGATCGCCGGGTCGACCGCACTGACCCGCACGCGCGGCGGGCAGTCCGTACTCGCCGTCGGCGGCTCGGAGAACGCGGCAACGCTGATGGGCCTCCCGGTGGCACGGGTGCAGTTCTCGGTGTACGTCGTCAGCGGGCCCTGCGCGGGACTCGCCGGAGCGCTCACCGCGGCCTACTCCTCGTCCGGCGTCCCGACGGTCGGCGTCGGCCTCGAACTCAGCGCCATCTCCGCGGTCGTCATCGGCGGGACCCTGCTCTCGGGCGGACGGGGGACACTCGTCGGGACCCTGGCCGGCGTGCTGCTGGGCGTCATCCAGAACCTCATCAACCAGGTCGGCTCTCTCAGCTCCTCAGTGCAGTCGGTGGTCTCCGGCGTGTTCCTGGCGATCGTCGTCATCCTCCAAACCGTGCTCTCCCGAACTCAACGGCTCTGA
- a CDS encoding helix-turn-helix domain-containing protein, which produces MLPSPDSKAEMRGAFTRSCGQPLLDVDTSTPMGETIVGIMVVLAQLRVATIRDKTMRGLAHARAQGSVGGRPSVMTPERVEEAARMRAAGESIAKIARTFGVGASSVSRALAKHDEVTEATAGVTA; this is translated from the coding sequence ATGCTCCCCTCACCCGACTCGAAAGCCGAGATGAGGGGAGCATTCACGCGGAGTTGTGGTCAGCCACTCCTCGACGTCGACACGTCCACACCGATGGGGGAGACTATCGTCGGCATCATGGTCGTTCTCGCCCAGTTGCGGGTCGCAACGATCCGTGACAAAACGATGCGTGGTCTCGCCCACGCGCGGGCACAGGGTAGCGTGGGCGGGCGCCCCTCCGTGATGACCCCTGAACGTGTAGAGGAAGCCGCGCGGATGCGCGCTGCCGGAGAGAGCATCGCGAAGATCGCGCGCACTTTCGGCGTGGGCGCATCCAGCGTCTCCCGTGCGCTCGCGAAGCACGACGAGGTAACCGAGGCGACTGCAGGAGTGACGGCGTGA
- a CDS encoding amidase domain-containing protein, producing MKSVVGAGLVVLLGTGVVLGASPPSMAATTSPVDPVVTGLSKAVGDVMGGEQITISGENLQNATQVCFGLGCVPVTSATSTTVEVTTPAHYGYQGGQAQAVVPDYQEDTVTVTVKLSDGEKASAPQPYRYEALTRTGREMSYVLEHWDKYDNARYADFNPVGGDCANFASAGLAEWFGRDRTRTDWYNQYGSWQASRPNINLWTDPYGYTNSDDKWVTPSWAYVPSFSKWLNEQKEQFGITRTDLSNDPTTWSDVKVGDIITMTWNDSSLKATAVGGAGLKPRNAPSLTQAVKNLGGDHSMIVSRITTVNGQLDVQLAGHNNDRNYLSLTAIYNNDPKMTGSIWHLLKNKLTNQPRIVSATPGSDGTITITGWALPGARMKTTNDPDYGWFDPEDGITYAAADGSFTVVTKRTVNGAAVVKSFDPKTGQAISESDLPIIPQTHVDSDVRGTDGTITITGWALPGARMKTTNDPHQGWFDPEGGKTYANADGSFTLVTKRTINGQAAVKSYDPNTGQAISDSNYIPVTS from the coding sequence ATGAAATCAGTTGTTGGTGCTGGGCTTGTGGTGCTGCTCGGTACGGGGGTGGTTCTTGGAGCCTCGCCGCCGAGTATGGCGGCCACGACTAGTCCCGTTGATCCTGTCGTGACTGGTCTTTCGAAGGCGGTCGGGGATGTGATGGGTGGTGAGCAGATCACGATCAGCGGTGAGAACCTGCAGAACGCCACTCAGGTTTGCTTTGGGCTGGGATGCGTTCCGGTCACCTCGGCCACGTCCACCACCGTAGAGGTGACAACACCTGCGCATTATGGGTATCAAGGCGGTCAAGCACAGGCGGTTGTCCCCGACTATCAGGAAGACACCGTCACTGTCACCGTGAAACTGAGTGATGGGGAAAAAGCCAGCGCGCCACAGCCGTACCGATATGAAGCGCTCACTCGCACTGGACGGGAAATGTCCTACGTGCTGGAGCACTGGGACAAGTATGACAACGCCCGCTACGCTGATTTCAACCCGGTCGGTGGGGACTGCGCAAATTTCGCCTCCGCGGGACTGGCTGAGTGGTTCGGGCGGGACCGAACCCGCACGGATTGGTACAACCAGTACGGCAGCTGGCAAGCGTCACGCCCGAATATCAACCTCTGGACAGACCCCTACGGCTACACAAACTCTGACGACAAGTGGGTCACCCCGTCCTGGGCATACGTGCCGTCCTTCTCTAAATGGCTGAACGAACAGAAGGAGCAGTTCGGAATCACCCGCACCGACCTGAGCAATGACCCCACCACCTGGTCGGACGTCAAAGTCGGTGACATTATCACCATGACCTGGAATGACAGCAGCCTGAAGGCTACCGCCGTGGGTGGTGCTGGGCTCAAACCCAGGAACGCTCCTTCCCTCACACAGGCAGTCAAAAACCTGGGTGGGGATCACTCCATGATTGTCAGCCGCATCACCACGGTCAACGGTCAGCTTGATGTCCAGCTCGCCGGGCACAACAACGACCGCAACTACCTTTCCCTCACCGCTATTTACAATAACGACCCGAAGATGACGGGCAGCATCTGGCATCTTCTTAAGAACAAACTCACGAATCAGCCGCGAATTGTTTCGGCGACCCCAGGGTCTGACGGGACGATCACGATCACAGGCTGGGCTCTGCCCGGCGCTCGCATGAAGACGACGAACGATCCGGACTACGGATGGTTCGACCCGGAAGACGGGATCACATACGCCGCCGCGGACGGCTCCTTCACCGTTGTCACAAAACGGACCGTCAACGGTGCGGCTGTAGTCAAGTCTTTTGACCCGAAAACAGGGCAAGCGATCAGCGAATCCGACCTTCCCATCATCCCTCAGACGCATGTGGACTCCGACGTGCGGGGAACCGACGGGACGATCACGATCACAGGCTGGGCTCTGCCCGGAGCCCGCATGAAGACGACGAACGATCCGCACCAGGGATGGTTCGACCCAGAAGGCGGGAAGACATACGCCAACGCGGACGGCTCCTTCACTCTTGTCACAAAACGGACCATCAACGGGCAGGCTGCGGTCAAGTCCTACGACCCGAACACGGGCCAAGCGATCAGCGATTCCAACTACATTCCCGTAACCTCCTAA
- a CDS encoding ArdC-like ssDNA-binding domain-containing protein — MAKTITKRTPEERKAQAEALHATLTDQVQQLTDSDQWRRLLDFTRSFHTYSLNNLLLILSQCPDASAVAGFRQWQAKGRQVRKGEKSIKIFGYSTKKITQEDPDTGEEVEKRAARFPMLSVFDISQTDPIDGAEILDPRSRN, encoded by the coding sequence ATGGCTAAGACGATCACCAAGCGCACGCCTGAGGAGCGCAAAGCGCAGGCCGAGGCGCTGCACGCCACCTTGACCGACCAGGTGCAGCAGCTGACCGACTCCGACCAGTGGCGGCGGTTACTGGACTTCACCCGCTCGTTCCACACCTACAGCCTGAACAACCTCCTCCTCATCCTGTCTCAGTGCCCGGACGCGTCCGCGGTCGCTGGATTCCGTCAGTGGCAGGCCAAGGGCCGCCAGGTCCGCAAGGGCGAGAAGAGCATCAAGATCTTCGGCTACTCCACCAAGAAGATCACGCAGGAGGATCCCGACACCGGGGAGGAAGTCGAGAAGCGGGCGGCGCGGTTCCCGATGCTGTCCGTGTTCGACATCTCCCAGACCGACCCAATCGACGGGGCCGAGATCCTCGACCCCCGGTCGCGCAACTGA
- a CDS encoding ImmA/IrrE family metallo-endopeptidase, with protein sequence MTGPLTAHLHGPNGYADPERRTVVFHDQLTPEQAAKNLIHEAAHFALGHVDDLAEYTQHRGRMETEAESVAYVVAGMLGFDTSSYSVGYIAGWADGNPDLVRQTAARDLDCRTHDRRSHRAGGHSRG encoded by the coding sequence GTGACCGGGCCGCTCACCGCCCACCTGCACGGCCCGAACGGGTACGCGGACCCGGAACGCCGCACCGTGGTGTTTCATGACCAGCTCACCCCGGAACAGGCGGCGAAGAACCTCATTCATGAAGCCGCGCACTTCGCCCTCGGCCACGTCGACGACCTGGCCGAGTACACCCAGCATCGCGGCCGGATGGAGACAGAAGCCGAATCCGTCGCGTACGTCGTCGCCGGAATGCTCGGCTTCGACACCAGCAGCTACAGCGTCGGCTACATCGCAGGATGGGCCGACGGAAACCCCGACCTCGTACGCCAGACCGCCGCCCGCGACCTCGACTGCCGCACACACGATCGACGAAGCCATCGCGCCGGCGGACACTCACGCGGGTGA
- a CDS encoding IS5-like element ISLxx6 family transposase gives MLWLVGGDAGGVSALAEDRFIKDTLWERLESLIPSRPPAVNGRTGQPRVPDRKVFAGIVFVLLTGIPWRKLPSELGYGSGITCWRRLREWSEAGVWDALRRILLDELGHAKRSAGKPQPNASLNYSPANRRVATTTGIRPGPNPTDRGKLGTKYHVLTDRNGIPLHVEISGANRHDSMLVQPVLDNITAIKGVGRGRPRRRPVIFHADKAYDNRRVRRYLRRRGIKTRIARIGVNSKQRLGKHRWVVEHTMAWVLDFRKLATSYDRTAPTITTLVALAVAITSARKLTKTNY, from the coding sequence TTGTTGTGGCTGGTTGGTGGGGATGCTGGTGGAGTGTCGGCGCTTGCCGAGGATCGGTTCATTAAGGATACGTTGTGGGAGCGGTTGGAGTCGTTGATCCCGTCGCGGCCGCCGGCGGTCAATGGGCGGACGGGGCAGCCTCGGGTTCCGGACCGGAAGGTGTTCGCTGGGATCGTGTTCGTGCTGTTGACAGGGATCCCGTGGAGGAAGCTTCCATCCGAGCTTGGGTACGGGTCTGGGATCACCTGCTGGCGGCGTCTGCGTGAATGGTCCGAAGCGGGGGTGTGGGACGCACTGCGGAGGATCCTGCTCGATGAGCTCGGCCACGCAAAACGCTCGGCTGGGAAACCCCAGCCGAACGCCTCGCTAAACTACTCGCCAGCTAATCGTCGTGTTGCAACAACCACTGGAATCCGCCCTGGACCTAACCCCACGGATCGCGGGAAACTCGGCACGAAGTACCATGTCCTGACCGACCGCAACGGGATCCCGCTGCATGTCGAGATCTCCGGCGCGAACCGACATGACTCCATGCTCGTGCAACCCGTGTTGGACAACATCACCGCGATCAAGGGTGTCGGCCGCGGTCGGCCGAGACGCCGCCCGGTCATCTTCCACGCCGACAAGGCCTACGACAACCGACGCGTCCGCCGCTACCTGCGACGTCGTGGCATCAAGACGCGCATCGCAAGAATCGGAGTCAACTCCAAACAGCGACTCGGCAAACACCGCTGGGTAGTCGAACACACCATGGCCTGGGTCCTCGACTTCCGGAAACTCGCCACTAGCTACGACCGCACCGCCCCAACGATCACAACGCTCGTCGCTCTAGCAGTCGCGATCACCAGCGCCCGCAAACTCACCAAAACCAACTACTGA
- a CDS encoding IS3 family transposase codes for MLRAICVPASVSTTTFREGAETDRPADLVKRAFTASAPNQLWVADLTYIPTHAGWVYAAFVLDVFSRRVVGWQVSTNLRTDLALDALDMGLWQHQRADHDVTGLIHHSDAGVQYRAIRYTERLAETDAIASVGSRGDSYDNAMAEAFNSLFKAEYIPNPVIRPKGEWASIRDVEIAVTKYIDHFNHRRLHGEIGTIPPAEAAL; via the coding sequence GTGCTCAGGGCGATCTGCGTCCCCGCTTCCGTCAGCACGACGACGTTCCGCGAGGGGGCGGAGACTGACCGGCCCGCCGACCTGGTCAAGCGCGCGTTCACCGCGTCCGCGCCGAACCAACTCTGGGTCGCGGATCTGACCTATATCCCCACCCACGCCGGCTGGGTCTACGCCGCGTTCGTCCTAGACGTATTCTCCCGCCGTGTCGTGGGCTGGCAGGTGAGCACGAACTTGCGCACCGACCTCGCCCTCGACGCCCTCGACATGGGGCTTTGGCAGCATCAGCGGGCAGATCACGACGTCACTGGCCTGATTCATCACAGCGATGCCGGAGTCCAGTATCGAGCGATCCGCTACACCGAACGCCTCGCCGAGACCGACGCAATCGCCTCCGTCGGATCCAGGGGCGACAGCTACGACAACGCGATGGCCGAGGCCTTCAACTCGCTATTCAAAGCCGAGTACATCCCCAACCCCGTCATCCGACCGAAGGGTGAGTGGGCGTCGATCCGCGACGTCGAAATCGCCGTCACCAAATACATCGACCATTTCAACCACCGACGCCTCCACGGCGAGATCGGCACGATCCCACCCGCCGAAGCCGCGCTCTAA
- a CDS encoding DUF1016 N-terminal domain-containing protein: MNELAVPANYPAVLADLRKRVRQARARTQRQVNAELVGLYWSIGTTILTQQNTAGWGAGVVEQLAMDLRATFPDMRGLSRRNLLYMRAFAAAWPEANMHEVVQQPVARNPLGPRHHPSRQARHPR; this comes from the coding sequence ATGAACGAGCTCGCGGTACCGGCCAACTACCCCGCAGTCCTGGCAGACTTGCGAAAGCGGGTCCGTCAAGCACGAGCACGAACCCAACGGCAAGTGAATGCTGAATTAGTCGGACTGTACTGGTCGATCGGTACCACGATCCTGACTCAGCAGAACACAGCAGGCTGGGGTGCTGGCGTGGTCGAGCAGCTCGCCATGGACCTGCGGGCCACCTTCCCGGACATGCGTGGACTCTCTCGCCGCAACCTGCTCTACATGCGGGCGTTCGCCGCTGCCTGGCCCGAGGCGAACATGCATGAGGTTGTGCAACAGCCTGTTGCACGAAATCCCCTGGGGCCACGTCACCATCCTTCTCGACAAGCTCGACACCCGAGATGA
- a CDS encoding PDDEXK nuclease domain-containing protein codes for MRLCNSLLHEIPWGHVTILLDKLDTRDDRDWYAAEAIRLGWSRAVLLDRIAANTRHRIGAAPSNYDTHLKPEESTRSQQLTRDPYVFDFLQLGDQAHERDREQALINRIERTLLELGEGFAFIGRQKHLEIDGDDFYVDLLFFHTVQLRYVVIELKIGRFEPAHAGQLGFYVALIDDRLRLPAHAPTGGILLCTDRNEAVVRYSLGGTDQPVAVSTYTYDALPTAEQQALPSADTLTAALAETDINPTEQ; via the coding sequence ATGAGGTTGTGCAACAGCCTGTTGCACGAAATCCCCTGGGGCCACGTCACCATCCTTCTCGACAAGCTCGACACCCGAGATGATCGCGACTGGTACGCAGCGGAGGCAATCCGACTCGGGTGGTCCCGCGCGGTACTGCTCGACCGCATCGCCGCTAACACCCGGCACAGGATTGGCGCGGCGCCATCGAACTACGACACCCACCTCAAGCCGGAGGAGTCCACCCGCTCTCAGCAGCTGACTCGTGACCCGTACGTGTTCGACTTCCTGCAGCTCGGAGACCAAGCGCACGAACGCGATCGCGAGCAGGCGCTCATAAACCGAATCGAGCGCACACTTCTTGAGCTCGGCGAAGGGTTCGCCTTCATTGGCAGACAGAAACACTTAGAGATCGACGGCGACGACTTCTACGTCGACCTGTTGTTCTTCCACACCGTCCAGCTGCGCTACGTCGTGATCGAGCTGAAGATCGGGCGATTCGAGCCCGCTCACGCTGGCCAACTCGGCTTCTACGTCGCTCTCATCGACGACCGACTGCGGTTGCCTGCCCACGCCCCAACCGGCGGCATTCTGCTCTGCACCGACCGCAACGAGGCAGTTGTCCGCTACTCGCTCGGCGGCACCGATCAACCCGTCGCGGTCAGCACATACACCTACGATGCCCTCCCCACCGCCGAGCAGCAGGCACTCCCCTCCGCCGACACGCTGACAGCCGCTCTCGCCGAAACAGACATCAACCCCACAGAGCAGTAG
- a CDS encoding RES domain-containing protein, with the protein MIGAFSQIETDPGRVGPGEVPASWLTTRRLREFEVTGSLPFVDLETTATHTYLTREAASVLRHQELENLDVADVRGPNRLLTRAIASWLYSRTDEHGQPLYAGIRYVSRLGDFECWAIFDGTPIELRATHDLQTTDRALRAVLDLFGMAIR; encoded by the coding sequence ATGATCGGCGCGTTCTCGCAGATCGAGACCGACCCCGGCCGAGTCGGGCCCGGCGAGGTTCCCGCCTCCTGGCTGACTACCCGCCGGCTGCGGGAGTTCGAGGTCACCGGGTCGCTGCCGTTCGTGGACCTCGAGACGACCGCCACCCACACTTACCTCACACGCGAGGCTGCGTCGGTGCTGCGCCATCAGGAGCTCGAGAACCTCGACGTCGCTGACGTCCGCGGCCCCAACCGGCTCCTGACGCGCGCGATCGCCAGCTGGCTCTATTCGCGCACCGACGAGCACGGCCAGCCGCTCTACGCCGGCATCCGCTACGTCTCCCGGCTCGGAGACTTCGAGTGCTGGGCCATCTTCGACGGCACGCCTATCGAACTCCGCGCCACCCACGACCTCCAGACCACGGACCGAGCTCTTCGTGCGGTTCTCGACCTGTTCGGCATGGCGATCCGCTGA